Sequence from the Oncorhynchus masou masou isolate Uvic2021 unplaced genomic scaffold, UVic_Omas_1.1 unplaced_scaffold_714, whole genome shotgun sequence genome:
CTCAGCCTctcacctctcactctctttctattggatgtgtttatgtgtgtctgcATATACATGTATTTGTGTCCCTGACTGttcctgcctgtgtgtgtatcccccCCAAACAGAAGACCCTGGTGGATGAGGTGTGTGCTGATAAGAGTGTGTTGTCTCGCGCGGTGGGTCTGTCTGCATGCTGTAAGGAGGATGCGGTACACAGAGGGTCCTGTGTTGAGGCCATGAAGCCAGACTCTAAGCCAGACGGTCTGTCTGAGCACTACGACGTTCACGCTGACATAGCAGCAGTCTGCCAGACCTTTACCAAGACCCCGGATGCAGCCATGGGGAAGTATgtattcacgcacacacacacacacacacacacacacacacacacacacacacacacacacacacacacacacacacacacacacacatctggaaAAGCTGCCTATACACACAATTCTGACTTTGTATGGGGTGTTGCTATTGGCTAAACGACTGTGTACGGTCTGTCCTGATTGGCTGTCTGACTACTGACTCTCTGTATATGGTCTGTCCTGATCGGCAGGTTGGTGTATGAGATCTCAGTGCGTCACCCTGAGTCGTCTCAGCAGGTGATTCTGAGGTTCGCCAAGGAGGCTGAGCAGGCCTTGCTCCAGTGCTGTGACAAGGAGGACCATGCAGAGTGTGTCAAAACCGCTGTACGTATTAATCATGTGTGGTTTccatactaaccccaacccaggaCCAATTCCCTCTGGGGACAACAAAGATGTccatactaaccccaacccaagacCAGTTCCCTCTGGGGACAACAAAGATGTccatactaaccccaacccaagacCAGTTCCCTTTGGGGACAACAAAGATGTccatactaaccccaacccaagacCAGTTCCCTTTGGGGACAACAAAGATGTccatactaaccccaacccaagacCAATTCCCTCTGGGGACAACAAAGATGTccatactaaccccaacccaagacCAGTTCCCTTTGGGGACAACAAAGATGTccatactaaccccaacccaggaCCAATTCCCTCTGGGGACAACAAAGATGTccatactaaccccaacccaagacCAATTCCCTCTGGGGACAACAAAGATGTccatactaaccccaacccaagacCAATTCCCTCTGGGGACAACAAAGATGTccatactaaccccaacccaggaCCAATTCCCTCTGGGGACAACAAAGATGTccatactaaccccaacccaagacCAATTCCCTCTGGGGACAACAAAGATGTccatactaaccccaacccaagacCAATTCCCTTTGGGGACAACAAAGATGTccatactaaccccaacccaagacCAGTTCCCTCTGGGGACAACAAAGATGTccatactaaccccaacccaagacCAATTCCCTCTGGGGACAACAAAGATGTccatactaaccccaacccaagacCAATTCCCTCTGGGGACAACAAAGATGTccatactaaccccaacccaagacCAATTCCCTCTGGGGACAACAAAGATGTccatactaaccccaacccaagacCAATTCCCTTTGGGGACAACAAAGTTGACCATGTCTTGTCTTCTCTTATCAGAAGACCTGGCTAGTTATACTATATATCAGCCTGTGATGTGTAACCTAGCTAGTTATACTATATATCAATCTGTGATGTGTAACCTAGCTAGTTACACTATATATCAGTCTCTGATGTGTAACCTAGCTAGTTACACTATATATCAGTCTCTGATGTGTAACCTAGCTAGTTATACTATATATCAGCCTGTGATGTGTAACCTAGCTAGTTATACTATATATCAGCCTGTGATGTGTAACCTAGCTAGTTACACTATATATCAGTCTCTGATGTGTAACCTAGCTAGTTACACTATATATCAGTCTCTGATGTGTAACCTAGCTAGTTATACTATATATCAATCTGTGATGTGTAACCTAGCTAGTTATACTATATATCAGTCTCTGATGTGTAACCTAGCTAGTTATACTATATATCAGTCTCTGATGTGTAACCTAGCTAGTTATACTATATATCAGTCTCTGATGTGTAACCTAGCTAGTTATACTATATATCAGTCTCTGATGTGTAACCTGGCTAGTTATACTATATATCAGCCTGTGATGTGTAACCTAGCTAGTTATACTATATATCAGTCTCTGATGTGTAACCTAGCTAGTTATACTATATATCTGCCTGTGATGTGTAACCTAGCTAGTTACAGTATATATCAATCTGTGATGTGTAACCTAGCTAGTTATACTATATATCTGCCTGTGATGTGTAACCTAGCTAGTTACAGTATATATCAATCTGTGATGTGTAACCTAGCTAGTTATACTATATATCAGTCTCTGATGTGTAACCTAGCTAGTTATACTATATATCAGCCTGTTATGTGTAACCTAGCTAGTTATACTATATATCAGCCTGTTATGTGTAACCTAGCTAGTTATACTATATATCAGCCTGTTATGTGTAACCTAGCTAGTTATACTATATATCAGTCTCTGATGTGTAACCTTGCCTTGACCTGAATACTTGCATTAGCTCCCCTGAGCTAATAGCTGATGGTTGTTGGCTTGGTTGTTGGTTGTTGTCAGCAGGCTAGCACCGAATTCCTAGTATTTTTAGACCATAATAATGGCCTCTGCCCTGTTATGTGGCATCATGCCAACTGTATGAATTGTTCTGTCCCCAGCTGGCAGGAAGTGATATTGATAAGAAGATCACTGATGAGACTGACTACTACAAGAAGATGTGTGCTGTTGAGACTGGCATGAACAATAACGCCTTTGAGAAGAGGTGAGGGGTCACGCTTTAACACAGAGATATTAACGGTCAAAGTAGATGATATTCATGTGGTATGAGATCTTAAACATCACATTTAGGCCTAACAACTTATGGGTGAATTGATCGTTACTTTATGGCTTACTAATCATTTATGAAtggtttatttttaatacattactACTTAATGACTGATTAACAATCAACTcatgctcctcttcctcctcctcctctttcccctcctcctcctctaccacctcctcccactcctcctcctcctccacatcctactcctcctctatcaccacctcctcctcctctgccacctcctacaccacatcctcctccacctcctactctaccacctcctccacctcctttaccacctcctccacctactccatctcctcctcctctaccacctcctccacctcctcctctagtaTGATGGTGCACTACACCAGGATAATGCCCCAGGCCTCCTTCGACCAGCTCCACTTGGTGTCAGAGAGGGTGCATGATGTCCTCCATGACTGCTGCAAGGACGAGCCAGGCCACTTCATCCTGCCTTGTGCAGAGGAGaaggtctgacacacacacacacacacacacacacacacacacacacacacacacacacacacacacacatcctccctacctttccctcctctaccccctccctccactatcccctccctccactacatcCTCCCTACCTTTCCCTCcactaccccctccctccactacatcCTCCCTACCTTTCCCTCCACTACATCCTCCCTCCACTACATCCTCCCTACCTTTCCCTCcactaccccctccctccactacatcCTCCCTACCTTTCCCTCcactaccccctccctccactatcccctccctccactacatcCACCCTCCACTACATCCTCCCTACCTTTCCCTCcactaccccctccctccactaccccctccctccactacatcCTCCCTCCACTACATCCTCCCTACCTTTCCCTCcactaccccctccctccactacatcCTCCCTACCTTTCCCTCcactaccccctccctccactaccccctccctccactacatcCTCCCTACCTTTCCCTCcactaccccctccctccactacatcCTCCCTACCTTTCCCTCcactaccccctccctccactaccccctccctccacGTCTCTCTAGATATATGTCACATCCTCTCATATTAAATCACTCTGCTCTTCCCAGTGTTGACCCCTCCCCTTTCTGTTTCTGTCACCACAGCTGACCAACaccatgtactctactgtactctactctcctgtactctactgtactctgctgtactctactctactgtaatctactgtactgtactgtaatctactgtactgtaatctactgtactgtaatctactctactgcactgtactgcactgtactgcgctcgactgtactgtactgtgctctactgtactgtactgtgctctactgtactgtacagtgctcttctctactctactgtactgtactgtgctctactgtactgtgctcttctctactctactgtactgtgctctactgtactgtgctcttctctactttactgtactgtgctcttctctactctactgtactgtgctctactgtactgtgctcttctctactgtactgtgctctgctctactctactgtactgtcctctactctgcaTTACCCATGTGTCCTCTGCTCTACGCTGCATTACCCATGTGTCCTCTACTGTACTATGCTCTAATGTActgtgctctgctctactctgcatTACCCAtgtgtcctctactgtactgtactctactgtactgtgctctactgtactgtgctctactctactgtactgtgctcttctCTACTgtgctcttctctactctactgtactgtgctcttctCTACTgtgctcttctctactctactgtactgtactgtgctcttctCTACTCTGCATTACCCAtgtgtcctctactgtactgtgctctactgtcctctactgtactgtgctcttctctactctactgtactgtcctcttctctactctactgtactgtcctcctctctactctactgtactgtactgtcctcttaTCTGCATTACCCAtgtgtcctctactctactctgcattACCTATGTGTCCTCTGCTCTAATCTGCATTACCCATGTgtcctctgctctactctgtaTTGCCCAtgtgtcctctactctactctgcattACCCAtgtgtcctctactctactctgcattACCCATGTGTCATCTGTTCTACTCTGCATTACCCATGTGTCCTCTGCATTACCCATGTgtcctctgctctactctgcatTACCCATGTGTCCTCTCCACAGCTGACCGACGCCATCGACGCCACATGTGAGGACTACGACCCCTCCAGCATTAACCCCCACATCGCCCACTGCTGCAACCAGTCCTACTCCATGAGGAGACCCTGTATCCTGGCCATCCAGCCTGACACAGAGTTCACGCCCCCTGAGCTGGATGCCAGCAACTTCCACATGGGCCCCGAGCTCTGCACCAAGGACAGCAAGGAGCTGCTGCTCTCTGGGAAGAAGTGAGATATATTACCAACGCTCTGTGTATAAACACGTGGGCACAAATTAAACACACGTAGGCATGAAACTAACACACATGagctcacacatgcacacactccaacaacaacaaaaattaatgtgtgtgtgtgtgtgtgtgtgtgtgtgtgcgtgcgtgcgtgcgtgcgtgcgtgcgtgtgcgtgtgcgtgtgtgtgtgtgtcctcagactactgtatggtgtgGTCAGACATAAGACCACCATCACTGAGGAGCAGCTGAAGTCCATCTCTACTAAATATCACAGTATGAAGGAGAAGTGCTGTGCTGCTGAGGACCAAGCAGCATGCTTCACTGAGGAGGTAAACACTCACCGCTCCACACTGGTCAAACCCTTTCATCCTTATTGAGGAAAAGATCACTCAAAACACCATATTACCTTAAGACTGTTTGTGTGACTGTTTCTGTTCGAGAGGTGATACAGAACAGTAGAGAGAACATCATGTTTCATTAAGAGAGGTGAtacagaacagtagagagagaacatcaTGTTTCATTAAGAGAGGTGAtacagaacagtagagagagaacatcaTGTTTCATTAAGAGAGGTGAtacagaacagtagagagagaacatcaTGTTTCATTAAGAGAGGTGAtacagaacagtagagagagaacatcaTGTTTCATTAAGAGAGGTGATACAGAACAGTAGAGAGAACATCATGTTTCATTAAGAGAGGTGATACAGAACAGTAGAGAGAACATCATGTTTCATTAAGAGAGGTGATACAGAACAGTAAAGAGAGAACATCATGTTTCATTAAGAGAGGTGATAcagaatagtagagagaacatCATGTTTCATTAAGAGAGGTGATACAGAACAGTAGAGAGAACATCATGTTTCATTAAGAGAGGTGATACAGAACAGTAAAGAGAGAACATCATGTTTCATTAAGAGAGGTGATAcagaatagtagagagaacatCATGTTTCATTAAGAGAGGTGATACAGAACAGTAGAGAGAACATCATGTTTCATTAAGAGAGGTGATACCGAACAGTAAAGAGAGAACATTAATTGAGTTTAACAACTGATCACCTTGTTTTCTCCTACAGGCACCCAAGCTGATTTCTGAGAGTGCAGAGCTGGTCAAGGTTTAAGATAGAATTGTGATGATTTTAATTTCAAAAGATGAACTGatgattttaaaaaataaaaaaataaaaggttCTGTCTGCATCGATCCATCTACCTCCCCAGCCTACATTTACACCATGGTGACCTCATCCTCCTATCCGCAACGTAAAGTCATCCACTCATAAGTCTGTCTATCAGTGATCTGTGATTGACTCATAAGTCTGTCTATCAGTGATCTGTGATTGACTCATAAGTCTGCCTATCAGTGATCTGTGATTGACTCATAAGTCTGTCTATCAGTGATCTGTGATTGACTCATAAGTCTGTCTATCAGTGATCTGTGATTGACTCATAAGTCTGTCTATCAGTGATCTGTGATTGACTCATACGTCTGTCTATCAGTGATCTGTGATTGACTCATACGTCTGTCTATCAGTGATCTGTGATTGACTCATAAGTCTGTCTATCAGTGATCTGTGATTGACTCATACGTCTGTCTATCAGTGATCTGTGATTGACTCGTAAGCCTTACAGCCTATCCTCATCAAACATCTATCTGGGATGAATCACGCCGCTGGTTAATTTCTGATAGACATGAATGACTCCTGTCAATCAAATACACATGAATAACTGAATAAAGTCATGTTTATCAACTGTATTACTGCCGTGGATATTTATTAATTATGTGATCGGAGGATTCTCAAGACTTTAATACTTGTCCATGCGTTAGTTTCATTATGACGCTATCACAATTTTAACCCATGAGTTTTCTTAGAACTGTTTATGAATTATTTGTGTCTTCACATTTTGTTTTATTAACAGTTGATGAACTAAGTATAAATCCTTCATAAACCCTTCATGAAGGCAACGTTAATGTAAAGAGTTGCACATTTTTCTTGTTCAGAAATTcttagctttctctctctctctctccatggctccCTCCCCACTAAAAGAGAAACATATTGACACATTTCATCTGAATGATTCACAATgcaataaataaaagtagtgatgaagtcaatctctcctccacttacagccaggagagattgacatgcatattattaatattagctctctgtgtacatccaagggccagccgtgctgccctgttctgagccaattgcaattttcctaagtccttttttgtggcacctgaccaaacgactgaacagtagtccaggtgcaacaaacctagggcctgtaggacctgccttgttgatagtgttgttaagaaggtagagcggcgctttattatagacagacttctccccatcttagctactactgcatgaatatgttttgaccatgacagtttacaatctagcatttcaacttgctcaatttccaaaTTTTAGTTGAGGTTCAGGGTTTAGTGaatgttttgttccaaatacagaTGCTTtctgttttagaaatatttagggctaactttaTTCCTTGCCatccactctgaaactaactgcagctctttgttgagtgttgcagtcatttcagtcactgtagtagctgacgtgtatagtgttgagtcatccgcatacatagaaactctggctttactcaaagtcagttgcatgtcattagtaaaaatagaaaaaagaaaagggcctaaacagctaccctggggaactcctgattctaactggatgaTATtcgagaggcttccattaaagaacaccctctgtgttctgttagacaagtaactctttattcACATTATAGCAagggatgtaaagccataacacatatgtttgtccagcagcagactatgatcaataatgtgaaaaagctgcactgaagtctaacaagacagcccccacaataattttatcatcaatatctctcagccaatcatccgTCATGTCCATTAACAGTGACTGGGGTCAGGAACCCAGGGCCGGCCCACTCATTAGACAGGATTACACAGCTGCCTCTGCCAACCCCGTCCATTAACagtaccctcgtaaaactgactattctaccaatcctcgacttcggcgacatcatttacaaaatagcctccaacactctactcagcaaactggatgcagtctatcacagtgccatccgttttgtcaccaaagcaccatttaccacccaccactgcgacctgtatgctctcgttggctggccctcgctacatatttgtcgccaaacccactggctctaggtcatctataagtctttgctaggtaaagctccgccttatctcagctcactggtcaccataacaacacccacccgtagcacgcgctccagcaggtatatctcactggtcatccccaaagccaacacccactttggccgcctttccttccagttctctgctgccaatgactggaatgaattgcaaaaatcgctgaagttggagacttatatctccctcactaactttaagcatcggctgtcagagcagcttaccgatcgctgcagctgtacatagcccctttgtatatagcccacccaactacctacctcatccccatattgtttttatttacatttttgcacaccagtatttcaacttgcacatcatcatctgcacatccatcacttcagtgtaaattgctaaattgtaattacttcgctactattggcctatttattgccttaacactttactccatttgcacacactgtatatagattttctattattgactgtacgtttgtttatgtgtaactctgtgttgttttttgtcacactgctttgctttatcttggccaggtcgcagttgtaaatgagaacttgttctcaactggcctccctggtcaaatgaaggttaaatcaaataaaaaccaGTGACTGGAGTCAGGAACCCAGGGCCGGCCCGCTCATTAGACAGGATTACACAGCCGTCTATGGCGGCATGTTGACGAGGGCGGCACATTTCATGCACCGCTGTAGGCCAGGGACGGGCAACTCCTATCCCCTGGGGCCGGATTGGTGTCACAATGACACatctgactccaataatcaaccaatcatgatcttcagtttagaatggaATTAGTTTCATCAGTTGTGTTGattggggatgggggggggggggtgtgacatcactctggcccctgaggactggaattgcccctCTCTGCTGTGGGCTATACCTCAGGCATTTCTTTTTGGCCCAGACTGGACTTGTTTTTTTGGTGCAGTCCGGACTGGCCTTGATTTCCACGTCCACGGACGTTGTTTTTAAGTCGAgtctggaccaaatctgaaccaattatagacgtctatgtttggttcagatttggtcagGTCTGGACCAG
This genomic interval carries:
- the LOC135537165 gene encoding albumin 1, encoding MQWLSVCSLLVLLSVSAQSQAQNQICTIFTEAKEDGFKSLILVGLAQNLPDSTLGDLVPLIAEALAMGVKCCSDTPPEDCDRDVADLFQSAVCSSETLVEKNHLKMCCEKTAAERTHCFLDHKAKIPRDLSLKAELPAADQCEDFKKDHKAFVGRFIFKFSKSNTMLQPHVILAIAKGYGEVLTSCCGEAEAQTCFDTKKATFQRAVAKRVTELRALCIVHKKYGDRVVKAKKLIQYSQKMPQASFQEMGGMVDKIVATVAPCCSGDMVTCMKERKTLVDEVCADKSVLSRAVGLSACCKEDAVHRGSCVEAMKPDSKPDGLSEHYDVHADIAAVCQTFTKTPDAAMGKLVYEISVRHPESSQQVILRFAKEAEQALLQCCDKEDHAECVKTALAGSDIDKKITDETDYYKKMCAVETGMNNNAFEKSMMVHYTRIMPQASFDQLHLVSERVHDVLHDCCKDEPGHFILPCAEEKLTDAIDATCEDYDPSSINPHIAHCCNQSYSMRRPCILAIQPDTEFTPPELDASNFHMGPELCTKDSKELLLSGKKLLYGVVRHKTTITEEQLKSISTKYHSMKEKCCAAEDQAACFTEEAPKLISESAELVKV